A part of Synechococcus sp. KORDI-49 genomic DNA contains:
- a CDS encoding Zn-dependent hydrolase, which translates to MQWSIEQLALLGAQDDGSVCRRGFTKADCEGRQRVARWMEEAGLSIRVDAAGNLIGRWDGVEPGLPALVTGSHIDTVPTGGHFDGALGVLAGLDVVRTLKASGRRLRHPLEVIAFADEESTMVGCKGMAGTASFDPADYTTSNGEPIAVNLERIGGHWPSLASARRDDASIAAFLELHVEQGSVLESRGDAIGVVDGVVGQRRFSIRITGQANHAGTTPMDLRQDALVTAAEVVLAIETLAIRHPGDPVATVGRLQVWPNAANVVPGSVEMTVDLRDLSPQVLEELVDGLMQNLETIGERRQCSIAIEPQFEVAPTPADALVIEAVAASAAELGFSYSHLPSRASHDAQELGRRWPMGMIFVPSRGGLSHSAAEFTSAEQCRSGAAVLLKALLRLDQML; encoded by the coding sequence TTGCAGTGGTCCATCGAGCAACTGGCCTTACTGGGTGCCCAGGACGACGGCAGCGTCTGCCGGCGCGGCTTCACCAAGGCTGATTGCGAGGGCCGTCAACGCGTCGCCCGATGGATGGAGGAAGCGGGTCTGAGCATTCGCGTGGACGCCGCCGGCAATCTCATCGGACGTTGGGACGGTGTGGAACCAGGCCTCCCCGCACTGGTGACGGGATCACACATCGACACGGTGCCGACGGGTGGCCACTTCGATGGAGCCCTCGGTGTGCTGGCCGGGCTGGACGTGGTGCGCACCCTGAAAGCCAGCGGCCGTCGGCTTCGTCACCCCCTGGAGGTGATTGCCTTCGCCGATGAGGAGTCCACCATGGTGGGCTGCAAGGGAATGGCGGGAACGGCCAGCTTCGATCCGGCGGATTACACCACCAGCAATGGTGAGCCGATCGCCGTCAATCTCGAACGCATCGGCGGCCACTGGCCTTCGCTGGCCTCTGCCCGTCGTGACGACGCGTCGATCGCTGCCTTTCTGGAACTGCATGTGGAGCAGGGCTCAGTGCTCGAGTCCCGTGGTGATGCCATCGGCGTGGTCGACGGTGTGGTGGGGCAGCGACGCTTCAGCATCCGGATCACCGGCCAAGCCAACCATGCCGGCACCACCCCCATGGATCTCCGCCAGGACGCTCTGGTGACCGCGGCTGAGGTGGTTCTGGCCATCGAAACCCTGGCGATCCGCCATCCCGGTGACCCGGTGGCCACGGTGGGGCGCCTACAGGTCTGGCCTAATGCCGCCAACGTGGTGCCTGGATCTGTGGAGATGACAGTCGACCTCCGCGATCTCAGCCCTCAGGTGCTGGAGGAGCTGGTGGATGGATTGATGCAGAACCTCGAGACGATCGGCGAGCGGCGGCAGTGCTCGATTGCCATCGAGCCTCAGTTCGAGGTGGCTCCAACGCCGGCCGATGCTCTTGTGATCGAGGCCGTTGCGGCATCGGCTGCCGAGCTGGGTTTCAGCTACAGCCACCTGCCCAGTCGGGCCAGTCACGACGCCCAGGAACTCGGTCGCCGCTGGCCGATGGGAATGATCTTTGTGCCCAGTCGCGGTGGCCTGAGCCATTCAGCGGCTGAATTCACCAGTGCGGAGCAGTGCCGCTCAGGAGCAGCGGTGCTGCTGAAAGCACTTCTACGGCTGGATCAGATGCTGTGA
- a CDS encoding aspartate carbamoyltransferase, whose protein sequence is MAKAKTAVAEDIVAPIRFQPMGPDVFGHNHPEELLSAIAEDGVPLLDLVDQHVVSIQAFRSETLLQLFRLAAKFESNPDRYCRHNTPLTGKILINAFYEPSTRTRLSFDSAWHRLGGDSINITDRSTTGIAKGESLEDVAHMFNNYGDCVVLRDSNPDAVFAMTSTLRIPIINAGNGIDEHPTQAMADLYTMFKWRPTLAMPEVPEADRIRIGIVGLPSRMRTVRSLLRILAKFPKAVEEVVVIHASGMEAGGNVFDAGQLEELESAGLRVRCSTDLQGEIPDLDVVYINAIAWVGDTYEVHGNEFRLTRDMPFKPEAIVLHPLARGPELSTCLDETPHNWYFSQARGAVFLRMALLTCMVNRAERVMDVI, encoded by the coding sequence ATGGCAAAGGCCAAAACTGCCGTCGCTGAGGACATCGTGGCCCCGATTCGGTTTCAGCCGATGGGTCCTGATGTGTTCGGGCATAACCACCCGGAGGAGCTGCTTTCAGCCATCGCCGAGGACGGTGTGCCGTTGCTGGATCTGGTGGACCAGCACGTGGTCTCGATCCAGGCCTTTCGATCGGAGACGCTGCTGCAGCTGTTTCGCCTGGCCGCCAAGTTCGAGAGCAATCCCGATCGCTATTGCCGTCACAACACGCCGCTCACCGGCAAGATTCTGATCAACGCCTTCTACGAACCGAGCACCCGCACCCGTCTGTCCTTCGACAGCGCCTGGCACCGGCTCGGTGGCGATTCGATCAACATCACCGATCGCAGCACCACCGGCATTGCCAAGGGTGAGTCGCTCGAGGATGTGGCCCATATGTTCAACAACTACGGCGACTGCGTGGTGCTGCGCGACAGCAACCCCGACGCCGTGTTTGCCATGACCTCAACGCTGCGGATCCCGATCATCAACGCTGGCAACGGCATCGATGAGCATCCAACCCAGGCCATGGCGGACCTGTACACCATGTTCAAGTGGCGTCCAACCCTGGCGATGCCGGAGGTTCCCGAAGCCGATCGAATCCGCATCGGCATCGTTGGGCTCCCATCGCGGATGCGCACGGTGCGCTCGCTGTTGCGGATCCTGGCCAAATTCCCCAAAGCGGTTGAGGAGGTGGTCGTGATCCATGCCTCCGGCATGGAAGCCGGAGGCAACGTCTTCGATGCAGGGCAGCTGGAGGAGCTGGAAAGCGCCGGTTTGCGCGTGCGCTGCAGCACCGATCTGCAGGGCGAGATTCCCGATCTCGATGTGGTTTACATCAATGCCATCGCCTGGGTCGGCGACACCTATGAGGTGCATGGCAATGAATTCCGGCTCACCCGCGACATGCCGTTCAAGCCGGAGGCGATCGTGTTGCATCCCCTGGCCCGCGGCCCGGAATTGAGCACCTGTCTGGATGAAACACCCCACAACTGGTATTTCAGCCAGGCCCGGGGCGCGGTGTTTCTGCGCATGGCCCTGCTCACCTGCATGGTGAACCGGGCTGAACGCGTCATGGACGTGATCTGA
- a CDS encoding DUF1028 domain-containing protein: MTFSIVARDGSNGRFGVAVATCHLAVGSTVPHIRSGVGAVATQAHTNPYLGICGLERLEQCADANRVLETLLVDDQHRDRRQFHLIDHQGRTACWTGPDCGEWAGHRHGQDCSVAGNFLVGESVLLAMDVAFQTSDPSWKLGRRLMHALQAGEAAGGDRRAVSSTSAALQISGDAAFPLLDLRVDYNNQAVGELMAIYERSQDLWAQQWRDELSELRTLNRTVQRSYERPRSVS; this comes from the coding sequence GTGACCTTTTCGATCGTTGCCCGTGATGGCAGCAACGGCCGCTTTGGTGTTGCCGTGGCCACCTGCCATCTGGCGGTTGGTTCCACCGTGCCCCATATCCGCTCCGGGGTGGGGGCTGTGGCGACTCAGGCCCACACCAATCCATATCTGGGGATCTGCGGTCTGGAACGACTCGAGCAGTGTGCCGATGCCAACCGCGTGCTGGAGACGTTGCTGGTCGACGACCAGCATCGCGACCGTCGGCAATTTCATCTGATCGATCACCAGGGGCGAACCGCCTGCTGGACGGGGCCTGACTGCGGAGAGTGGGCCGGCCATCGCCACGGGCAGGACTGCTCCGTGGCTGGAAATTTCCTGGTGGGTGAGAGCGTCCTTCTCGCCATGGACGTGGCCTTTCAGACCAGTGATCCATCCTGGAAGCTCGGTCGTCGCCTGATGCACGCCCTCCAGGCCGGAGAAGCGGCCGGTGGTGATCGACGCGCTGTGTCCTCCACATCAGCAGCCCTGCAGATCAGCGGTGATGCCGCCTTCCCGCTGTTGGATCTGCGGGTCGACTACAACAACCAGGCTGTGGGTGAATTGATGGCGATTTATGAGCGCAGTCAGGATCTCTGGGCGCAGCAATGGCGAGACGAGCTCTCGGAACTGCGCACCTTGAACCGCACGGTTCAGCGTTCCTATGAGCGGCCTCGCTCCGTCAGCTGA
- the asnB gene encoding asparagine synthase (glutamine-hydrolyzing), which translates to MCGIGGVFSVSQERRVDPQLLVNMAAIQAHRGPDGFGIESIEGLGVGFCHARLSIIDLNESRGRQPFLSEDHQVLMAHNGEFYDFQRIRADLTAQGIRFSSKSDSEILLRLYQQQGLEQTLPMLRGEFAFALFDRREDCLYLVRDRFGVKPQYWAMTPDGLVFGSELKVLFAHPAVERRFTSDGLFHQLMQTMVPGTTAFAGVHQVKPGHVLKVQRTAGRLEVSEWAYWDVNFPRQADRDRSLDEAHHIASVRSALLEAVELRMVADVPVGCYLSGGIDSCSILGLASAVSQSPVKAFTIGFDDARYDESPIAEQMAQATGAQQDVMRLSGQELYGHMEQTLWHTERTIYNTLAVAKFLMSRHVNNVDYKVVMTGEGSDELFGGYPAFRRDMFLHGLDDLADDERASWESLLQDSNALVQGAMLAADQIDDPALDAVVGFTPSCLQPWLACAPLVPDLLADEHRQALDGYSPGQAIADQLDPEQLEGRHALDKAQYVWIKTMLEGQILTWGGDRVDMAHSMEARPAFLDHHLAEAAVQVPPELRIKGKTEKYVLREAMAGLLPEVLYKREKFAFMAPPAHTEPEKWQQMKRLADDYLSDAAIETAGLLSKTGVRALFDRHEDPSTTDAERVQMDAVINHLLGVQMLHRMFVASDLPELARQEADRLGWRTPVPA; encoded by the coding sequence ATGTGCGGTATCGGAGGGGTCTTCAGTGTCAGCCAGGAACGGCGTGTCGACCCTCAGCTTCTGGTCAACATGGCGGCGATTCAGGCCCATCGCGGCCCTGATGGCTTCGGCATCGAATCCATCGAAGGGCTTGGAGTCGGCTTCTGCCATGCCCGCTTGTCGATCATCGATCTCAATGAGTCACGGGGCCGGCAGCCCTTCCTGAGCGAAGACCACCAGGTGCTGATGGCGCACAACGGAGAGTTCTATGACTTCCAGCGCATCCGTGCCGATCTCACGGCTCAAGGGATTCGTTTCAGCAGCAAGAGTGATTCCGAGATCCTGCTGCGGCTCTATCAGCAGCAGGGGTTGGAGCAGACGCTGCCGATGCTGCGGGGTGAATTCGCCTTCGCGTTGTTTGATCGCCGGGAGGACTGCCTTTATCTGGTGCGCGATCGCTTCGGGGTCAAGCCTCAGTACTGGGCGATGACCCCGGATGGCCTCGTGTTCGGCTCTGAGTTGAAGGTGCTGTTCGCACACCCGGCGGTGGAACGTCGCTTCACCTCCGATGGCCTCTTCCACCAGCTGATGCAGACGATGGTGCCCGGCACCACCGCGTTTGCCGGTGTTCATCAGGTCAAACCCGGGCATGTGCTCAAGGTGCAGAGGACGGCGGGGCGACTTGAGGTCTCTGAATGGGCTTACTGGGATGTGAATTTCCCCCGTCAGGCGGATCGGGATCGCAGCCTGGACGAAGCCCACCACATCGCTTCGGTGCGCTCGGCGCTGTTGGAGGCGGTCGAGCTTCGGATGGTGGCGGACGTTCCAGTGGGCTGTTACCTCTCGGGTGGCATCGACAGCTGTTCGATCCTGGGTCTGGCGTCGGCGGTGAGTCAGAGCCCGGTGAAGGCATTCACCATCGGATTCGACGATGCCCGCTACGACGAATCGCCGATTGCCGAGCAGATGGCTCAGGCCACCGGTGCCCAGCAGGACGTGATGCGCCTGTCCGGCCAGGAGTTGTACGGACACATGGAACAGACGCTGTGGCACACCGAGCGCACGATCTACAACACCCTTGCGGTGGCGAAGTTCTTGATGAGTCGCCACGTCAACAACGTCGATTACAAGGTGGTGATGACCGGTGAAGGCTCGGACGAGTTGTTCGGCGGCTATCCGGCGTTCCGACGGGACATGTTCCTGCATGGTCTTGACGACCTGGCCGATGACGAACGGGCGAGCTGGGAAAGCCTGCTGCAGGACTCCAATGCCCTCGTGCAGGGCGCCATGCTGGCCGCCGACCAGATCGATGATCCAGCACTGGATGCCGTGGTGGGCTTCACGCCCAGCTGTCTGCAACCCTGGCTGGCCTGCGCTCCCCTCGTTCCGGATTTGCTGGCCGATGAACATCGGCAAGCCCTCGATGGCTACTCACCGGGTCAGGCGATCGCCGATCAACTGGACCCGGAACAACTCGAGGGACGACACGCTCTGGACAAGGCCCAGTACGTCTGGATCAAAACCATGCTGGAGGGCCAGATTCTCACCTGGGGAGGGGATCGGGTCGACATGGCTCATTCGATGGAGGCGCGGCCGGCATTTCTAGATCACCATCTCGCCGAAGCTGCGGTGCAGGTGCCACCGGAGTTGCGCATCAAGGGCAAGACCGAGAAATACGTGCTGCGCGAAGCGATGGCCGGTCTGCTGCCCGAGGTGCTCTACAAGCGCGAGAAATTTGCCTTCATGGCACCGCCGGCGCACACCGAACCGGAGAAATGGCAGCAGATGAAACGGCTGGCCGATGACTACCTCAGCGACGCCGCCATCGAGACGGCGGGCCTGCTGAGCAAGACGGGAGTCCGCGCCCTGTTTGATCGTCATGAGGACCCGAGCACAACAGATGCCGAGCGGGTGCAGATGGATGCTGTGATCAACCATCTGCTGGGCGTGCAGATGCTGCATCGGATGTTCGTGGCCAGCGATCTGCCTGAGCTGGCCCGTCAGGAAGCCGATCGCCTCGGCTGGCGGACCCCCGTTCCGGCCTGA